A portion of the Lampris incognitus isolate fLamInc1 chromosome 9, fLamInc1.hap2, whole genome shotgun sequence genome contains these proteins:
- the lenep gene encoding lens epithelial cell protein LEP503 — MGAFCARSLEQSSTARQTSDRPWVQVLTALSRLASPRVFSSPSRRGLSSWLHLLSDSMHPQRPLPQAMPSSLGQNLRDVALGLGRGKNFLGGNIAYGFIQSVKECLYFLLCCWCIKEILD, encoded by the coding sequence ATGGGAGCCTTCTGTGCCAGGAGCTTGGAGCAAAGCTCAACTGCTAGGCAGACCTCAGACCGGCCCTGGGTTCAAGTTCTTACGGCGCTATCCCGTCTGGCTTCCCCTCGTGTCTTCTCTTCTCCTTCCCGCCGCGGCCTGTCCTCCTGGTTGCATCTCCTCTCTGACTCCATGCACCCTCAGCGCCCTCTTCCCCAGGCCATGCCCTCCTCTCTGGGGCAGAACCTGCGCGACGTGGCCCTGGGCCTCGGACGAGGCAAAAACTTCCTGGGAGGGAATATTGCCTATGGGTTCATCCAGTCGGTGAAGGAGTGCCTCTACTTCCTGCTCTGCTGCTGGTGCATCAAGGAGATCCTGGACTGA